In Drechmeria coniospora strain ARSEF 6962 chromosome 03, whole genome shotgun sequence, the DNA window ACGCCTACAAGGGCGACCGCCATCTCGAGTTCTGGCGCATGCACGAGAAATATGGTGAGTCGAGCGGCGACCGGTGACGTCCTCTCCTCGAGGGGCGGGACGTCATGTGCCTGACGTTTTGACGTGCCCGACGTGATGCCGTGGGCTCGCCGGCACGGGAGGGGAATGGCGGCTgacacgacgacgtcgtcggacgCAGGGAAAATCGTCCGCTTCGGCCCCAACTCGCTGTCCTTCAACTCGAGCCAGGCGCTCAAGGAAATCTACGGCTTCCGCGCCAACGTCCGCAAGGCCGAGTTCTACAACGCCTTCGTCCACCCGGCCGCCAACACGCACAACACGCGCGACAAGGAGGAGCACGCCCGCAAGCGTCGCGTCCTCTCCCACGCCTTCTCCGAGAGCGCCATGAAGGAGATGCAGCGCTACATCCTCGGCAACGTGAGGACCTTTTGCGAGcaggtcggcgccggccccgtcggcgccgacgccaaggGCTGGACCTCGCCCCGCGTCATGAGCGACTGGTGCAACTACCTCGCCATGGACATCCTCGGCGACCTGAGCTTCGGCAAGGCCTTCCACATGCTCGAGCGGCCCGACAACCGcttcgccctcgagctcgtcgaggcggccacgACACGCCACCTCATCGTATGCCCCGAACCCGTCCGACGGCCCGCCCAGAACGGGACCGACCGGCTGACCGGCTGCAGTGCGGCAccatgcccgtcgtcgacaagctcAAGTTCGACAAGGTCCTCTTCCccaagctcgccgccggacgCGCCCGCTACATGGCCTACAGCAAGGGCCAGCTGACGGAGCGCAccaagctcggcgacgacaccGACCGCCGCGACTTCTTCTACTACCTGCTCAAGGCGCGCGACCCCGAGACCGGCCTCGGCTTCAGCACGCCCGAGCTCTGGGGCGAGTCCAACCTGCTGTACGTCGGACCCCTGCCGCGCCGCCTTTGACTGACCGACGGGCTGACCGACGAGCGACCGACAGCATCATCGCCGGGTCGGACACGACCTcgaccgccatggccgccaccCTCTTCTACCTCACGCGCAACGAGCACGCGCTCGACAAGGTGACGCGCGAGATCCGCGGCAAGTtccacgacgtcgaggagatcGTCCACGGACCCGCCCTCGGCAGCTGCACCTACCTGCGCGCCtgcatcgacgaggccatgcgCATGTCCCCCTCggtcggcggcatcctccCGCGCGAGGTGCTGCCGGGCGGCATGACCATCGACGGCCAGGCGCTGCCGCcgggcaccgtcgtcggcacgccGCACTACACCATCCACCACAACGAGACCTACTACCCCATGGCCTACAGCTACACGCCCGAGCGCTGGCTcaacggcgccgtcgacccgcgcaccggccggccgacgaccgaggacgacgtcacCCGCGCCCACAGCGCCTTCTGCCCCTTCAGCATCGGCGCCCGCGGCTGCATCGGCAAGGGCCTCGCCTACGTcgagatgacgacgacgctcgcccGCAccctgtacctgtacgacatccgcaaggccgtcggcgtcgccgacccgGCCGAGGGGCGACCCGAGCTCGAATGGGGCCGACATCGCGAGGGGGAGCTTCAGCTGGTCGACACCTTCACGAGCGCCAAGAAGGGCGTCATGGTCGAGTTTCGCCCGGCCGGGAAGCCTTGATTCTTTTGATCCATCATGATGATGAaacggcgccgtcgtgccgtggccgagagGGAACCCGGAGGAATCGTCCCGTCTTTTCACCTGTATCCGTACCTTGTGCTGCCCGtagctgtacaagtaagctagctgtacatgcatgcatgcgtgTGCCTTGCCTGGCCCGCGGCACcttttcgtcgtcgctgaGGGGAGGCGGGAAAAATGAAATAAAAACAGAGAAAAATGCCAACAGATGCTAACAAATGCCAACAAATGCCAAATAAAACAGAATAACAAGCAACATATATTCCACCCTCTCCGTGCGCCGTagatgtaggtgtacttgtcaGTGCCGAAAAGCAAAAGGTACAGGTGTCCGGCATCGTGGAAAAAGAATGTCGGCTCGTTGGCAGCATTGCTTGCTGCATTGTTCCCGAcgccgtagttgtacttggataataataatacattGTCTCCTTGCCGAGCCTTCGTAAGCGAAATGAAGGACCCTGGCTCCGgatacgtacaagtactgtactgtacagcaagtaataagtacagtaagttagtactccgtaactgACCgagagtacagtacaactacagtacaactacagtacaactacagtacaactacagtacatgtactgtaagtactaggaacttgcagtaattacctacAGGGTCCAGTACTTGCGAGCATGTATAcggcacagagtacggagtacatgcatacctACAATCAagtgcatacagtacatgtactccgtactgggaCGTAGCATCCGGAGTTGGCAGGACTAGCGATGGCCCCAACTCTAGCTCCTGCTCATGCATGCATTGAAATCTCAACTCCCGTCGGCCAGGCTCTCGAGCCGAACAGGTTCGTTCAGAAAACCCAGACGTCCCGTGCGGTAGAATTCTCCCTCGGCGCCCGGCTCTACGCCCTCATGATGCTCATGGAGTGAGTCATGGATGACACCGCTGCAGAGCCCAGCGAGCCTCGGTGAGTtgacgaccgaccgaccgaccgaccgaccgtggccatccatcgtcggcgtcgcccgcCATTCTTGGCCACATTCTTTCCCCCCTTCTCTGCGCCGGATGGTGTGGCTGACCTGTAGGTGGCAAAGACCGAAATCGAAATGTCTGAGGCATTATCCCGCGGCCATCCTCTGTGGGCACGTCGGTCGGCTTGTCTCGACCCAGACCATCGTCCCGAGCGCTGCCTGTCTTCTCGCCGTACCGCCATCCGTTCGCCCTGGGCCAGGCCTCCttcgcggcgacggccgcccgTCTCTGAGCCCTGAAGATGCCCCACCCGAAGCCTTCCGGCGCACTCCACAGCGTCCTCTCCAGCGTCCTCCCCAGCGTCCTCCCCAGCGTCCTCCCCAGCGCCTTGGCCTGCCGCCTCGTCCCCTAAAAACGCCAATCGTCGCCCCCGCTCCCCTGCGGCGAACGCGCCCGGCGCCTGCCTCCCCAGGCGGCGAGCAACGCCGAAACTGCGCGAGGCTGAAGGATGGATGGGGAGGCACAATGCTCTTTTTCGCCTCTCGACTTCACTccctcttctcctcctcccttccCCAACGCTCCCACGACCGGCCTCTGCCGCCATTCTTTCGCCCCGACAGCAAGGCTGCCATTTTTTCCGAGCCCATATTTACTCACCTCTCCCGAAATGCCGTAGCATCCTGGGCCCTGCACAaatcctccgccgccgcagcctgCCGCTCTCTCACGGGGACGGCTCCCCTCACCCTTGACGGCTCGCCCAACATGGTGCTCTGCAAATTCTACCAACAAGGCAACTGCAG includes these proteins:
- a CDS encoding Cytochrome P450 family protein produces the protein MALDLHHLWVYLGLLVSGGIAYTLGLVVYRIFFHPLAKYPGPLLAKVTDAYQLYHAYKGDRHLEFWRMHEKYGKIVRFGPNSLSFNSSQALKEIYGFRANVRKAEFYNAFVHPAANTHNTRDKEEHARKRRVLSHAFSESAMKEMQRYILGNVRTFCEQVGAGPVGADAKGWTSPRVMSDWCNYLAMDILGDLSFGKAFHMLERPDNRFALELVEAATTRHLICGTMPVVDKLKFDKVLFPKLAAGRARYMAYSKGQLTERTKLGDDTDRRDFFYYLLKARDPETGLGFSTPELWGESNLLIIAGSDTTSTAMAATLFYLTRNEHALDKVTREIRGKFHDVEEIVHGPALGSCTYLRACIDEAMRMSPSVGGILPREVLPGGMTIDGQALPPGTVVGTPHYTIHHNETYYPMAYSYTPERWLNGAVDPRTGRPTTEDDVTRAHSAFCPFSIGARGCIGKGLAYVEMTTTLARTLYLYDIRKAVGVADPAEGRPELEWGRHREGELQLVDTFTSAKKGVMVEFRPAGKP